Proteins co-encoded in one Prunus persica cultivar Lovell chromosome G6, Prunus_persica_NCBIv2, whole genome shotgun sequence genomic window:
- the LOC18775411 gene encoding putative axial regulator YABBY 2 isoform X1, which yields MSMDLMASERVCYVHCNFCNTILAVSVPCNSLQNMVTVRCGHCANLLSVNMGASLQSNAFPSQDPQLQKHHLSSEDSNKSCGSSSSSKCSKFSHPFESVELHDQPSISPIRPPEKRQRVPSAYNRFIKEEIQRIKASNPDISHREAFSTAAKNWAHFPHIHFGLKLDGSKQPKLDQTFAGGDQGTQKSSGFY from the exons ATGTCGATGGATTTGATGGCATCCGAACGTGTTTGTTATGTTCACTGCAACTTCTGCAACACCATTTTAGCg GTGAGTGTTCCATGCAACAGCTTACAGAACATGGTGACGGTGAGATGTGGGCATTGTGCCAATCTACTGTCAGTTAATATGGGAGCTTCCCTTCAGTCGAATGCTTTTCCTTCTCAAGATCCCCAG CTACAGAAGCATCACCTGAGCTCTGAGGATTCAAATAAGAGCTGCggatcttcatcatcttccaaATGCAGCAAGTTTAGTCATCCCTTTGAGTCTGTAGAGCTTCATGACCAACCAAGCATCTCTCCCATCCGCC CACCCGAGAAGAGACAGCGGGTTCCTTCAGCATATAACAGGTTTATCAA ggAAGAAATTCAAAGGATTAAAGCTAGTAATCCTGACATTAGCCATAGGGAAGCTTTTAGCACTGCAGCAAAAAAT TGGGCACATTTTCCTCACATTCACTTTGGTTTAAAGCTGGATGGCAGCAAGCAACCGAAGCTGGATCAGACTTTTGCAGGAGGAGATCAGGGAACTCAAAAGTCTAGCGGATTCTACTAA
- the LOC18775411 gene encoding putative axial regulator YABBY 2 isoform X2, translating into MVTVRCGHCANLLSVNMGASLQSNAFPSQDPQLQKHHLSSEDSNKSCGSSSSSKCSKFSHPFESVELHDQPSISPIRPPEKRQRVPSAYNRFIKEEIQRIKASNPDISHREAFSTAAKNWAHFPHIHFGLKLDGSKQPKLDQTFAGGDQGTQKSSGFY; encoded by the exons ATGGTGACGGTGAGATGTGGGCATTGTGCCAATCTACTGTCAGTTAATATGGGAGCTTCCCTTCAGTCGAATGCTTTTCCTTCTCAAGATCCCCAG CTACAGAAGCATCACCTGAGCTCTGAGGATTCAAATAAGAGCTGCggatcttcatcatcttccaaATGCAGCAAGTTTAGTCATCCCTTTGAGTCTGTAGAGCTTCATGACCAACCAAGCATCTCTCCCATCCGCC CACCCGAGAAGAGACAGCGGGTTCCTTCAGCATATAACAGGTTTATCAA ggAAGAAATTCAAAGGATTAAAGCTAGTAATCCTGACATTAGCCATAGGGAAGCTTTTAGCACTGCAGCAAAAAAT TGGGCACATTTTCCTCACATTCACTTTGGTTTAAAGCTGGATGGCAGCAAGCAACCGAAGCTGGATCAGACTTTTGCAGGAGGAGATCAGGGAACTCAAAAGTCTAGCGGATTCTACTAA